Proteins encoded together in one Aminipila butyrica window:
- the gltA gene encoding NADPH-dependent glutamate synthase: MINLVKEKNPMPEQDPMVRNKNFKEVSTGYTADMAINEAMRCLQCRKKPCTGGCPVRVRIPEFIARIAAGEFEEAYQVISTTSSLPAICGRVCPQENQCEGRCVQGLKGEPVAIGRLERFAADWHREHGSGEAAAQADSNGRKVAVVGSGPAGLACAGDLIAKGYGVTVYESLHKEGGVLAYGIPEFRLPKDIVSSEVSALKDRGVCFINNAVVGMSMTVDELFEDGFEAVFVGTGAGLPQFMNIPGENLLGVYSANEYLTRINLMKAYKPEYDTPIQISRKVAVIGGGNVAMDAARCAKRMGAEEVHIVYRRSMEEIPARQEEIHHAIEEGIHFQLLTNPVAIRGTEKGYVCGLECVEMELGEPDASGRRRPVEKKDSNFVLEVDAVIMAIGTRLNKLILETTENLSANSRGGIGAEEETGATSCPGVFAGGDAVTGAATVILAMGAGKNAADSIDRYLEKRV; encoded by the coding sequence ATGATTAACCTGGTAAAAGAAAAGAATCCCATGCCGGAGCAGGACCCAATGGTCCGCAATAAGAATTTTAAAGAGGTCTCCACCGGTTATACGGCGGATATGGCTATAAATGAAGCCATGCGCTGCCTGCAATGCCGGAAAAAGCCGTGTACGGGCGGATGTCCGGTACGGGTACGCATCCCGGAATTTATCGCCAGGATTGCGGCAGGGGAATTTGAAGAGGCCTATCAAGTAATCAGCACCACCAGCTCCCTGCCAGCCATCTGTGGCCGGGTCTGCCCCCAGGAAAATCAGTGTGAGGGCCGGTGCGTTCAGGGTCTCAAGGGGGAGCCGGTGGCTATCGGCCGGTTGGAGCGGTTCGCCGCAGACTGGCATCGGGAGCATGGAAGCGGGGAGGCTGCGGCCCAAGCAGACAGCAATGGCCGCAAGGTAGCAGTGGTCGGTTCCGGACCGGCGGGGCTGGCCTGTGCCGGAGACTTGATTGCCAAAGGTTATGGGGTGACAGTCTATGAGAGTCTCCACAAGGAAGGAGGTGTGTTAGCTTACGGTATACCGGAATTTCGCCTGCCAAAGGATATTGTGTCTTCTGAGGTTTCTGCGTTGAAGGACCGGGGCGTTTGCTTTATCAACAACGCGGTTGTGGGCATGTCTATGACGGTGGATGAGCTCTTTGAAGATGGATTTGAGGCGGTGTTTGTGGGGACGGGTGCTGGGCTGCCACAGTTTATGAACATTCCTGGTGAGAATTTGCTGGGTGTTTATTCGGCCAACGAGTATCTGACCCGAATTAACCTGATGAAAGCCTACAAGCCGGAGTACGACACACCGATTCAGATATCCAGAAAGGTGGCTGTTATCGGCGGAGGCAATGTGGCCATGGATGCAGCCCGCTGTGCGAAGCGTATGGGCGCGGAGGAGGTCCATATCGTCTATCGTCGTTCCATGGAAGAAATCCCTGCCCGTCAGGAGGAAATCCACCATGCTATCGAGGAAGGCATTCATTTTCAACTGTTGACCAACCCGGTGGCTATCCGAGGCACAGAAAAGGGTTACGTCTGCGGACTGGAATGTGTGGAAATGGAGTTAGGGGAACCGGATGCCTCTGGCAGGCGCAGACCGGTAGAAAAAAAGGATTCCAACTTTGTCCTAGAGGTGGATGCGGTGATTATGGCTATCGGTACGAGACTGAATAAGCTGATTTTAGAGACTACGGAGAACCTGTCGGCCAACAGCAGAGGAGGCATTGGCGCAGAAGAAGAGACAGGAGCCACTAGCTGTCCAGGGGTTTTTGCCGGGGGTGATGCTGTCACCGGAGCCGCTACGGTGATTTTGGCCATGGGTGCTGGTAAAAATGCGGCAGACAGTATTGACCGCTATCTGGAAAAAAGGGTATAA
- a CDS encoding MBL fold metallo-hydrolase RNA specificity domain-containing protein, with translation MKIQFCGAASGVTGSCHLITTEKHKILLDCGQFQGGKAMEAMNFEPFPFNPAEIDYLILSHAHVDHCGRIPLLVKRGFKGDIYCTDATADLVDVMLKDSGYIHEKEAEWKNRKAERAGKPLVEPLYTYNDALDALKYLKPVLYDQLVELNEEMKIVFNDAGHILGSAIVELWVEENNSVSKLVYSGDLGVAGRPILRNPTIIKKADYVIMESTYGNRLHPQNSASIDQLIQVVLKTIQRGGTVVIPSFAVGRTQELIYQFNRVYQDNSQYKKQLEDLMVYVDSPMATTATEVFRRNAQVFDEETKAYILNGDNPLDFKNLKFTRSTEESMFLNLDKQPKVIISASGMCEAGRIRHHLKHNLWNPKSSIVFVGYQAEGTLGRMLVDGVKEVTLFGEAVHVNAEIHNLEGFSGHADRNGLMSWLAGFREKPKQIFLVHGETEAKHDFAASIKKELGYDAVAVDGVSEFILENNQIVNMEQALQEAVSQESIMNIKKRIADIHDNLETILYHTQLAVDDEMSVQRVAEINNMVLELEKMSLNLGSAVTQQERVEELN, from the coding sequence ATGAAGATTCAATTTTGCGGAGCAGCATCTGGCGTAACAGGGTCCTGCCATCTCATTACCACAGAGAAACATAAAATCCTATTGGATTGCGGACAGTTTCAGGGGGGCAAGGCCATGGAAGCCATGAATTTTGAACCCTTCCCTTTTAATCCGGCAGAAATCGATTACTTGATTTTGAGCCACGCCCACGTTGACCACTGTGGACGGATTCCCCTGTTGGTGAAGAGGGGGTTTAAGGGAGACATCTACTGTACAGATGCTACAGCAGACCTGGTAGATGTTATGCTCAAGGACAGCGGGTATATTCACGAGAAGGAAGCGGAATGGAAAAACCGTAAAGCTGAGCGGGCCGGCAAGCCCCTGGTGGAACCTTTATATACGTATAACGACGCTTTAGATGCCCTTAAATATTTAAAGCCAGTGCTCTATGACCAACTGGTGGAATTAAATGAAGAGATGAAGATCGTTTTTAATGATGCCGGTCATATTTTAGGCTCGGCTATCGTGGAGTTGTGGGTAGAGGAGAATAACAGCGTATCGAAGCTGGTTTATTCCGGAGACTTAGGGGTCGCAGGCCGACCAATCTTGAGAAATCCGACTATTATTAAAAAGGCTGATTATGTAATCATGGAAAGCACCTATGGAAATCGGCTTCATCCACAGAATTCAGCCAGCATCGACCAGCTGATTCAGGTGGTACTAAAGACCATTCAGCGGGGAGGTACGGTAGTGATTCCTTCTTTTGCGGTGGGCCGGACTCAGGAGCTGATTTATCAGTTTAACCGAGTTTATCAAGATAATTCTCAGTATAAGAAGCAGTTGGAAGATCTGATGGTTTACGTGGATAGTCCCATGGCTACCACGGCTACAGAGGTTTTTCGGCGAAATGCCCAGGTCTTTGATGAGGAGACCAAGGCGTATATCCTTAACGGCGACAACCCGTTAGACTTTAAAAATTTAAAGTTTACCAGGAGTACAGAGGAATCGATGTTTCTCAATCTGGATAAACAACCGAAAGTCATTATTTCTGCCAGCGGCATGTGTGAAGCAGGACGAATCCGGCATCATTTAAAGCATAACTTGTGGAATCCAAAATCCAGCATTGTCTTTGTGGGCTATCAGGCAGAAGGGACCCTGGGGCGGATGCTGGTAGATGGAGTCAAAGAAGTGACGTTGTTCGGGGAAGCTGTTCACGTTAATGCAGAGATTCACAATCTGGAAGGGTTCTCCGGTCACGCAGACCGAAACGGGCTTATGTCCTGGCTGGCTGGCTTTCGAGAAAAGCCAAAGCAGATATTTTTGGTTCATGGGGAGACAGAGGCCAAGCACGATTTTGCCGCTTCTATCAAAAAGGAGCTGGGATACGATGCAGTGGCCGTGGATGGGGTATCAGAGTTCATCCTGGAGAATAATCAAATTGTCAACATGGAACAGGCACTTCAGGAGGCGGTTAGCCAAGAGAGTATCATGAACATCAAAAAAAGGATTGCCGACATTCACGACAATCTGGAAACGATTCTCTACCACACTCAACTGGCCGTAGACGACGAAATGTCTGTTCAACGGGTGGCAGAGATCAATAACATGGTGCTGGAATTGGAGAAAATGTCTCTGAATCTGGGTTCTGCTGTTACCCAGCAGGAGCGGGTAGAAGAGTTGAACTAA
- a CDS encoding sulfide/dihydroorotate dehydrogenase-like FAD/NAD-binding protein, with translation MYEIISKRRLNSTITWLVIKAPLVARKARPGQFIILRTDEYGERIPLTMAGHDSEKGTIDIIYQAVGKTTLLLDQFEVGDALLDVVGPLGRPTEMEGLKRVAVVGGGTGNALAYPIAKGMYDTGIQVDMIAGFQTKDVVILEEEFRAGTSNLYITTDDGSYGEKGFTTDKLKALIESGEKYDEVVAVGPPVMMKFVCQLTAKYGIKTVVSLTAYMVDGTGMCGGCRVVIGGENKFACVDGPEFDGQLVNWDELIQRNSFYKEQEQEDMVHVCRLTGGVRCHD, from the coding sequence ATGTATGAGATTATAAGCAAACGCCGTTTAAATTCGACGATTACTTGGCTGGTAATCAAAGCACCGCTGGTGGCAAGGAAGGCCAGACCAGGCCAGTTTATTATTCTGCGTACGGATGAATACGGAGAGCGGATTCCCCTGACCATGGCTGGGCATGATTCAGAGAAAGGGACTATTGATATTATCTATCAGGCGGTGGGCAAGACTACTTTACTATTAGATCAGTTTGAAGTGGGAGATGCTCTTCTAGATGTGGTAGGTCCTTTGGGACGGCCTACAGAGATGGAAGGACTGAAACGGGTAGCCGTAGTAGGCGGCGGCACCGGCAACGCTCTGGCTTACCCTATTGCCAAGGGGATGTACGATACGGGAATCCAGGTAGATATGATTGCCGGATTTCAGACCAAGGATGTGGTCATCCTGGAAGAGGAATTCCGGGCAGGAACCAGCAACCTATATATCACCACCGACGACGGTTCTTATGGGGAAAAAGGGTTTACCACCGACAAGCTGAAAGCTCTTATTGAATCTGGGGAGAAGTATGATGAAGTGGTGGCTGTAGGCCCCCCTGTGATGATGAAATTTGTCTGTCAGCTCACCGCCAAGTACGGCATCAAGACCGTGGTATCTTTGACGGCTTATATGGTGGACGGGACCGGTATGTGCGGTGGCTGCCGAGTCGTCATCGGCGGAGAAAATAAATTTGCCTGCGTGGATGGGCCGGAATTTGACGGCCAGCTGGTCAACTGGGATGAGCTGATTCAGCGGAATTCATTTTATAAGGAGCAGGAGCAAGAAGATATGGTTCATGTTTGCCGTTTGACAGGAGGTGTCCGCTGCCATGATTAA
- a CDS encoding J domain-containing protein has translation MSNPYEVLGVRQNASEEEIKAAYRELVKKYHPDKYQNNPLADLAQEKLQEVNEAYDTLMKNGSGSYSNSYSSTAQSSYQNQTSPEYNDIRHIIDSGNLGYAEQKLAQVRNRDAEWFFLSGMISYKKGWYDDAVTKVRTAASMAPGNFEYQSALNNIMNSGRMYQNQSYGRGYANDDMMCKLCQAYICADCLCDCI, from the coding sequence ATGAGCAATCCATATGAAGTATTGGGTGTTCGGCAGAATGCCAGCGAGGAGGAAATCAAGGCTGCTTACCGGGAGTTGGTGAAAAAATACCATCCGGATAAGTATCAGAATAATCCCTTGGCGGATTTAGCCCAGGAAAAACTGCAAGAGGTTAACGAGGCTTACGATACGTTGATGAAAAATGGGAGTGGCAGCTATAGCAATTCCTATAGCAGTACTGCCCAGAGCAGTTATCAAAATCAGACGTCACCGGAATACAACGATATCCGCCATATTATTGACTCGGGGAATCTGGGTTATGCAGAACAGAAGTTGGCGCAGGTGCGGAACCGAGATGCGGAATGGTTTTTCCTATCCGGCATGATTTCTTATAAAAAGGGCTGGTACGATGATGCGGTTACCAAAGTACGTACAGCAGCCAGCATGGCCCCTGGCAACTTTGAATATCAGAGTGCTCTCAATAACATCATGAATTCCGGCAGAATGTATCAGAATCAGTCCTATGGCAGAGGGTATGCTAACGACGATATGATGTGTAAACTCTGTCAGGCATATATCTGTGCAGACTGCCTGTGTGACTGTATTTAA
- a CDS encoding transcription repressor NadR encodes MNTAQRRESILSHLKSHSTPVSAARLAGLLGVSRQIIVSDVALLRAGGADISATPRGYVLTGDGEPVSGHPFEGILACKHTDEQLQEELYTIVDFGGEVLDVTIEHALYGQLSGPLQLTSRYEVDLFLEKSQLQGDLPLSSLTEGVHLHRVGCRDEATFLRIKKALEEKHLLLH; translated from the coding sequence ATGAACACAGCTCAGCGAAGAGAATCCATCCTTTCTCATTTAAAGTCTCATTCCACCCCTGTCAGCGCTGCCCGGCTAGCAGGTTTGTTGGGCGTCAGCCGCCAGATTATCGTCAGCGATGTGGCCCTGCTTCGAGCGGGAGGAGCCGATATTTCTGCCACGCCTAGGGGCTATGTGCTGACGGGAGATGGGGAGCCTGTCAGCGGTCATCCTTTTGAAGGAATTTTGGCTTGCAAGCATACCGACGAGCAGCTCCAGGAAGAGCTGTACACCATCGTGGATTTTGGGGGAGAAGTATTGGATGTAACCATTGAGCATGCTCTTTATGGCCAGCTTTCCGGTCCTCTTCAGTTGACTTCCCGCTACGAGGTAGACTTGTTTCTGGAGAAATCTCAACTCCAAGGCGACTTGCCCCTGAGCAGCTTGACGGAAGGAGTTCATCTCCATCGAGTAGGATGCCGGGATGAAGCCACCTTTTTACGGATCAAGAAGGCTCTAGAGGAAAAGCATCTGTTGCTTCACTAA
- a CDS encoding M20 metallopeptidase family protein, giving the protein MTTPFNDQEMLTTLIRHHRTLHQIPEIGDQLFETQEYIMSIIGHMDCEFTTVVNTGICAFFDKGREETVAYRSDMDGLTMPEVNTHRFVSQHPGKMHGCGHDAHMSMLLGFAEYVHRTPDLPYNVLLIFQPAEETTGGARPITQSGIFEKYQVIRTFGLHLWPNLPKGQIATKGGPMMPKSSEISIEIKGKSTHAATAHKGIDALYLATQYIADIYRMQAEEIPADQRTLLKICRLNSGTARNVIAGRASLLGTMRAFKLETFDFMEMRLKAIAGEYEERYGCKISVHCSDGYLPVVNDKELYQLIKPQLNDLSYYQELPEAVMISEDFSYYGTKAPSVFALLGTGAKIPLHSNNFDFDEEILLSGYNYFKLLSHIS; this is encoded by the coding sequence ATGACCACCCCATTCAACGATCAGGAAATGCTGACTACCCTGATTCGACACCACCGTACCCTTCATCAGATCCCCGAGATTGGTGACCAGCTCTTTGAGACCCAGGAATACATTATGAGCATCATCGGCCACATGGACTGCGAGTTCACCACGGTGGTCAATACCGGAATTTGTGCATTCTTTGACAAAGGAAGAGAAGAGACGGTTGCCTACCGGAGCGACATGGACGGCCTCACCATGCCCGAGGTTAACACCCATCGTTTTGTTTCCCAACACCCCGGTAAAATGCACGGCTGCGGACACGATGCCCATATGTCTATGTTGTTAGGCTTTGCCGAATATGTACACCGCACACCAGATCTGCCCTACAATGTGCTGCTAATTTTTCAGCCTGCCGAAGAAACTACCGGCGGAGCCAGGCCTATCACGCAATCAGGTATCTTTGAAAAATATCAGGTAATTCGCACCTTTGGCCTTCACCTGTGGCCGAATCTACCAAAAGGCCAGATAGCTACCAAAGGCGGCCCAATGATGCCTAAATCCTCCGAAATTAGTATCGAAATAAAGGGTAAAAGCACCCATGCCGCCACTGCTCACAAGGGAATTGATGCCCTTTACCTTGCCACCCAGTACATCGCTGACATCTACCGGATGCAAGCAGAGGAGATTCCTGCCGATCAGCGGACCTTGTTAAAAATCTGCCGATTAAACAGTGGGACTGCCCGCAATGTGATCGCCGGACGCGCCTCTTTGTTGGGTACCATGCGGGCTTTCAAGCTAGAAACATTCGACTTTATGGAAATGCGTTTAAAGGCTATCGCCGGGGAATACGAAGAGCGGTATGGTTGTAAAATCAGCGTTCATTGCTCTGACGGATACCTCCCGGTGGTGAATGACAAGGAGCTGTACCAATTGATTAAGCCTCAGCTGAACGACCTCAGCTATTATCAGGAGCTGCCGGAAGCAGTAATGATTTCTGAGGATTTCTCTTACTATGGTACCAAAGCCCCCTCCGTCTTTGCCCTGTTGGGAACCGGAGCTAAAATCCCGCTGCACAGCAATAATTTTGACTTCGATGAAGAAATTCTACTATCAGGCTATAACTATTTTAAACTGCTGTCTCATATCAGTTAA
- a CDS encoding DUF5685 family protein → MLGYVVPHKGELKIREYEIYRSYYCGICKSVGRRYGQLPRLVLSYDFAFLALLLAALEPESESLKREHCLVHPVQKKPVTEENHAIRYGGDVMLILAYYKLMDDYLDDNSYKARAAALGLEPTIRRIRKEKEGLCQLTETNLQALAQLEKANCPELDRVEEPFAQIMKAIFQQGALETGGTVDVANLEKRQKLLGHIGYHLGKWIYLMDAYEDIDENIAKKTYNPLLYRFDYDSDKESISSFRERIRDEVEFNLIHYLAELSNGLDLLDIKKNRGILENIAYLGLRRRTEQVLAGEKPSEPDSPSVHEEQ, encoded by the coding sequence ATGCTGGGCTATGTAGTTCCCCACAAAGGTGAATTGAAGATACGGGAATACGAGATTTACCGCTCCTACTATTGCGGCATATGCAAAAGCGTAGGCCGTCGATATGGTCAGCTGCCTAGACTGGTGCTGAGCTATGATTTTGCTTTTCTGGCGTTGCTGCTAGCAGCCTTGGAGCCAGAATCGGAAAGTCTCAAACGAGAGCATTGTCTGGTTCATCCGGTTCAGAAGAAACCAGTAACAGAAGAAAATCACGCTATCCGCTATGGGGGAGATGTGATGCTGATTCTAGCTTATTATAAGCTTATGGACGACTATCTGGATGATAACAGCTACAAAGCTCGGGCCGCTGCTTTGGGTCTGGAACCTACTATCCGTCGGATACGAAAAGAGAAAGAGGGCTTGTGCCAATTAACAGAAACCAACCTCCAGGCGCTGGCTCAGCTGGAAAAAGCCAACTGCCCAGAGCTTGACCGAGTAGAGGAACCCTTTGCTCAGATTATGAAGGCTATTTTTCAACAGGGAGCTTTGGAGACGGGAGGCACAGTGGATGTGGCTAATTTGGAAAAGCGCCAGAAATTGCTGGGACACATAGGGTATCATCTGGGCAAATGGATCTACTTGATGGACGCTTATGAGGACATCGATGAAAATATTGCCAAGAAAACCTACAACCCACTCTTATACCGCTTTGATTATGATTCGGATAAGGAATCTATCTCTAGTTTTAGAGAGCGGATTCGGGATGAAGTAGAGTTCAATTTGATACATTACCTGGCAGAGCTCAGCAATGGACTGGATTTGCTGGATATAAAGAAAAACAGAGGGATATTGGAGAACATTGCTTATCTGGGGCTGCGCAGGCGCACAGAGCAAGTGTTAGCCGGTGAAAAACCATCAGAGCCAGATTCCCCTTCAGTCCATGAGGAGCAATAG